The DNA sequence CCATCGTCCGAGTGCCGCCCGCCGTCGGAAATCAAGGTGCCGCCCACCGGTTGGCCGGAATGGTCAGTACGCACCCGGGCGAGGGCCGCGCTGGATGTCTCGGGTGCTAGTCGTCGTGGATGCGATCTACGCCCCGCCTGGAAGCTTGCGGCACGTCGTGGCCTGCACCGAGCCGGGATCGGCGGCTCCCGAGAACAATCCCGAGGATGATCAGAACCATGCCGACGACTCCGATCAGCCAACGGGCAGGGCCGGGGATGGACGCCGCGGTCGCATTCGCCGGGGCGGCAGTCGGCGCGGGCAGGCGGGTTGACGGCGGCGGGGGGGCGGTCGGGGATCGGCCGGCGGGAGTGCTCTCGGTGCGGGCGGGCGTCACGCTCGGCGCCGACGTCGGCATGTGGACGGTCGCGGGTCGGATCACCAGCTCGTCGCCTGGATGGAGCAGCGCCTCCTCGGTCAATCCGTTTTGCTCGAGCAACTGGGCTAGCGGGATGTCGTACACGGCCGCCACCGTCCACAACGTCTGGCCCGCCTGGACGGTGTGCACGATCGAGCCGTCGGGCTGAGGGGTGGACTGGATCACCGGCAGGGCGCCGCCGGGCGCAGAAGTGACCCCGGCGACGATGGGGGCGGTGGAGTTGGCGCTGATACCGCCTGCGACGTACCCGGTGTCGATCGTGTAGTAACACGTGTCGCCGTCGCAGCCTGCCCCTGCGCCGATGTCC is a window from the Anaerolineales bacterium genome containing:
- a CDS encoding CAP domain-containing protein; protein product: MASIVGLMISPSLAPTLAAAAPVADAYELIDAVNALRASNGMTPLRVDPILMSTAQAQNDYSLSIGQITHTGPNGSRPKERAIAAGYGGGATVFVSENIAQGTGLSASEAVQWWTGDDPHWNTMMGANYRDIGAGAGCDGDTCYYTIDTGYVAGGISANSTAPIVAGVTSAPGGALPVIQSTPQPDGSIVHTVQAGQTLWTVAAVYDIPLAQLLEQNGLTEEALLHPGDELVIRPATVHMPTSAPSVTPARTESTPAGRSPTAPPPPSTRLPAPTAAPANATAASIPGPARWLIGVVGMVLIILGIVLGSRRSRLGAGHDVPQASRRGVDRIHDD